Proteins from one Chlorogloeopsis sp. ULAP01 genomic window:
- a CDS encoding DUF3134 family protein, whose product MVKPSEPVLHEEPRNQRAAVIPLKHEESFLEWLRNRGRLIPRGTEEYYDYDDEEEEELSSIISNTTYDYEEQETEQLDLEE is encoded by the coding sequence ATGGTGAAGCCGTCTGAGCCAGTTCTTCACGAAGAACCCCGTAATCAGAGAGCAGCTGTTATTCCTCTCAAGCATGAAGAATCATTTCTCGAATGGTTGAGAAATAGAGGTCGATTAATACCACGTGGTACCGAAGAATACTACGATTATGACGATGAGGAAGAAGAAGAACTAAGCTCAATCATAAGTAATACTACTTATGATTATGAGGAACAAGAAACTGAACAACTGGATTTAGAGGAATGA
- a CDS encoding DUF1517 domain-containing protein, with the protein MRKKLQQAIKPLLKSLFVLVAVFALVISQADGALAARSGGRIGGGSFRAPSSRPYSSPRTYAPPGGGYYPAPYPVYPGGGWGFPFVVPIFGVGGGLFSLLIFLAIAGFLVQTFRRATSGGYEGGYEEVGYSNNPPISIARLQVGLLAQARDLQPELNRIAETADTNSPEGRTEVLQEASLALLRHPEYWVYAGGSTQQARLNAAEGVFNRLALAERSKFTEETLSNVNNQLKAANPKGALPSSGELDNPTRLITEGPGEYIIVTLLAATLGKFEISEVNSADDLRQALRQIGSIPSEKLLAIELLWTPQAEGDVLTTDDILAQYPELKLV; encoded by the coding sequence ATGCGTAAAAAACTACAACAAGCCATCAAACCGCTTTTAAAATCCCTATTTGTTCTGGTCGCAGTGTTCGCATTGGTGATAAGTCAAGCCGATGGAGCACTAGCAGCCCGTAGCGGAGGCAGGATTGGTGGTGGTTCCTTCAGAGCGCCCAGTAGCCGCCCCTACTCATCACCCCGGACTTACGCACCTCCTGGTGGAGGATACTATCCAGCGCCCTATCCTGTGTATCCAGGTGGTGGATGGGGATTTCCCTTTGTCGTGCCGATTTTTGGTGTCGGTGGCGGATTATTTAGCTTGCTAATTTTTCTGGCGATCGCTGGCTTTTTAGTCCAAACTTTCCGTCGTGCTACCAGTGGTGGCTATGAGGGTGGCTACGAAGAAGTTGGCTACAGCAATAATCCTCCTATTTCAATTGCGCGTTTGCAAGTGGGATTATTAGCTCAAGCTCGCGATTTACAACCCGAACTGAATCGCATTGCTGAAACTGCTGATACCAACTCTCCAGAAGGTAGAACTGAAGTATTACAAGAAGCCAGCCTGGCTTTACTTCGCCATCCAGAATACTGGGTATATGCAGGTGGTAGCACACAACAAGCACGTTTGAATGCAGCAGAAGGTGTATTTAACCGTTTAGCATTGGCTGAACGTAGCAAATTCACTGAGGAAACTTTATCTAACGTCAATAACCAGCTTAAAGCAGCTAATCCTAAAGGTGCTTTACCTTCTAGTGGTGAACTAGACAATCCAACCCGTTTGATTACCGAAGGGCCAGGAGAATACATTATAGTGACTTTACTGGCGGCGACTCTAGGTAAATTTGAAATTTCAGAAGTTAACAGTGCTGATGACTTGCGTCAAGCCTTACGTCAAATTGGTAGCATCCCCAGCGAAAAACTGTTGGCGATTGAACTGCTGTGGACTCCCCAAGCAGAAGGCGATGTCCTTACCACTGATGATATACTGGCGCAATACCCAGAGCTAAAACTGGTGTAG